One genomic segment of Arthrobacter sp. Marseille-P9274 includes these proteins:
- a CDS encoding cold-shock protein: protein MAQGTVKWFNAEKGFGFITPDDSEGDVFVHYSEIQTGGFKTLDENQRVSFEIGQGAKGPQATGVTVI, encoded by the coding sequence ATGGCACAGGGGACCGTGAAGTGGTTCAACGCTGAAAAGGGCTTCGGCTTCATCACTCCGGATGATTCCGAGGGCGACGTTTTCGTCCACTACTCCGAAATCCAGACCGGTGGATTCAAGACCTTGGATGAGAACCAGCGCGTGAGCTTCGAGATCGGCCAGGGCGCCAAGGGCCCCCAGGCGACCGGCGTTACCGTTATCTAG
- a CDS encoding F0F1 ATP synthase subunit delta, whose translation MAGVSSESLKAAQLELEAKLPTAPLSLAEELFAILGLLDSNAGLRRSLTDPSREGKDKARLVSELLGGSVSADARTVVEGLAASRWASARDIGDALETLAATTAIAVAESKGTGLDGLEGLENDLFSFIRAVNADHGLQRALSEPQASSEAKVRLALKLVPHAGSEAQVLISQAVSAPRGLKPTALVQRFVELVAQRQQRWIAEVSAARPLTPGQIARLQAGLDKLYGRELKINVNVDPSLVGGVRVQVGDEVVDSSVIARLAELQRKLAV comes from the coding sequence ATGGCAGGTGTATCGAGCGAGTCACTGAAAGCGGCACAGCTGGAACTTGAGGCCAAGCTGCCGACGGCTCCACTGTCCCTGGCAGAGGAACTCTTTGCAATCCTAGGCCTGCTGGACAGCAATGCTGGACTGCGCCGGAGCCTGACTGACCCCTCGCGTGAAGGCAAGGACAAAGCCCGGCTCGTTTCGGAGCTGCTCGGCGGAAGTGTTTCTGCCGACGCCCGGACCGTCGTCGAGGGCCTGGCCGCTTCGCGGTGGGCCTCAGCGCGTGACATTGGTGATGCCCTGGAGACCCTCGCGGCGACTACGGCGATCGCTGTCGCGGAGAGCAAAGGCACCGGCCTTGACGGACTCGAAGGTCTGGAGAACGACCTGTTCAGCTTCATCAGGGCGGTCAATGCGGACCACGGTCTGCAGCGAGCCCTGTCGGAGCCTCAGGCATCGTCCGAGGCCAAGGTGCGGCTGGCCCTCAAGCTGGTTCCGCACGCCGGTTCGGAAGCGCAGGTCCTGATCAGCCAGGCCGTGTCCGCCCCGCGCGGACTCAAGCCGACTGCCCTCGTCCAGCGTTTCGTGGAGCTTGTCGCCCAGCGCCAGCAGCGCTGGATCGCCGAGGTCAGCGCCGCCCGTCCGCTGACCCCGGGTCAGATCGCGCGGCTGCAGGCAGGGCTGGACAAGCTGTACGGCCGCGAGCTGAAGATCAACGTCAACGTTGACCCATCGCTGGTTGGCGGAGTCCGTGTCCAGGTCGGGGACGAAGTGGTCGATTCATCGGTCATTGCCCGCCTGGCGGAACTTCAACGGAAGCTCGCGGTCTAG
- a CDS encoding DUF2550 domain-containing protein, with the protein MNELSVAFVVLAALFVLLVLALLAFGVRRYQLRRALGTFDASICLLPGSWQMGVCRYADKHLEWLRLFSLSPRPRHRFRRSSLELKGWRQPTEDERLRIQPGAIVVMLTHEKQELLLAMNFDVYAGLSSWLEAGPVIGIGTWR; encoded by the coding sequence GTGAACGAGCTATCCGTCGCGTTCGTTGTCCTTGCGGCATTGTTCGTGCTGCTCGTCCTGGCGCTGCTGGCTTTCGGGGTGCGCCGCTATCAACTGCGGCGCGCCCTGGGTACCTTCGATGCCTCCATTTGCCTGCTGCCCGGCAGCTGGCAAATGGGGGTTTGTCGTTATGCGGACAAGCACCTGGAATGGCTGCGGCTGTTCTCGCTCAGCCCCCGCCCGCGCCACCGGTTCCGGCGCAGTTCGCTCGAGCTGAAAGGCTGGCGCCAGCCCACCGAGGACGAACGGCTGCGGATCCAGCCCGGAGCCATCGTCGTGATGCTGACGCACGAGAAGCAGGAACTGCTGCTGGCGATGAACTTCGATGTCTACGCCGGGCTGTCCTCCTGGCTCGAAGCCGGTCCCGTGATCGGCATCGGAACGTGGCGCTGA
- a CDS encoding F0F1 ATP synthase subunit gamma, which translates to MGAQIRVYRQKIASTSSMRKMFKAMELIAASRIGKARSRVAASLPYANAITRAVSAVASQSEIDHPLTTEPEQIRRAAVLVLTSDRGLAGSYSASVLKQAQSLTELLRGEGKEVRHYLVGRKAQAYFDFRGLDYQQVWTGGTDSPSFDVAREIGDVVLGAFNTPYEDGGVDEIHVVYTRFKSMVSQEPTVIRLLPLEVVEQEATSESELLPLYEYEPESEQVLDALLPRYIESRIFAALLQAAASELANRQRAMKSAGDNANELIKKYTRLRNNARQAEITQELTEIVGGADALSGS; encoded by the coding sequence ATGGGAGCCCAGATTCGGGTCTACCGCCAGAAGATCGCCTCGACGAGTTCGATGCGCAAGATGTTCAAGGCGATGGAACTGATCGCTGCCTCTCGTATTGGCAAGGCCCGCAGCCGGGTGGCTGCATCGCTGCCTTACGCCAATGCGATTACCCGTGCCGTTTCTGCTGTGGCATCGCAGTCCGAGATCGACCATCCGCTGACCACCGAACCGGAGCAGATCCGGCGGGCGGCCGTGCTGGTGCTGACCTCGGACCGCGGCCTGGCAGGGTCTTACTCGGCTTCGGTCCTGAAGCAGGCACAGTCCCTGACTGAGCTGCTGCGCGGAGAGGGCAAGGAAGTCCGGCACTACCTCGTCGGCCGCAAGGCGCAGGCTTACTTCGACTTCCGCGGTCTTGACTACCAGCAGGTATGGACCGGCGGAACCGATTCGCCGTCCTTCGACGTTGCACGCGAGATCGGCGATGTGGTCCTCGGAGCCTTCAACACGCCGTACGAAGACGGCGGCGTCGACGAGATCCACGTCGTCTACACGCGGTTCAAGTCCATGGTTTCCCAGGAGCCGACGGTCATCCGCCTGCTCCCGCTGGAGGTCGTGGAGCAGGAGGCAACGTCGGAGTCGGAGTTGCTGCCGCTGTACGAGTACGAGCCCGAGTCCGAGCAGGTCCTGGACGCTCTGCTGCCGCGCTACATCGAGTCGCGCATCTTTGCCGCGCTGCTCCAGGCTGCCGCCAGCGAGCTGGCCAACCGCCAACGGGCCATGAAGTCCGCCGGCGACAACGCGAACGAGCTGATCAAGAAGTACACGCGTTTGCGCAACAACGCACGCCAGGCCGAGATCACCCAGGAGCTCACCGAGATTGTCGGCGGCGCCGACGCACTGAGTGGGTCCTGA
- the atpB gene encoding F0F1 ATP synthase subunit A has translation MIALALPAAADEGGFVPPTLEDMHLPEVLPWAAEYGTGFGKQMLLVLLSVVLISWFFVAAARRGKLVPGKMQFLGEMSYNFVRNSVGKDIIGERDYRPFVPLLFALFFFILVNNLFGSIPLIQLPTTSHVGTAYALAGIVYVTWIVLGIKKHGIGYFKLAVVPSGVPKAILPLVVLIEIISTFLVRPVTHSLRLFATMLAGHLIIMLAGAGSAFLLTQDEFLLKPLGLLTLAGGVGMYLFEILIQVLQAYVFTLLTAIYIQGSLAEEH, from the coding sequence TTGATCGCGCTTGCGCTTCCGGCGGCCGCTGATGAAGGTGGCTTCGTCCCACCAACCCTCGAAGATATGCATCTTCCCGAAGTCCTTCCTTGGGCCGCGGAATACGGCACAGGATTCGGAAAGCAGATGCTGCTGGTGCTCCTTTCCGTGGTCCTGATTTCCTGGTTCTTCGTTGCGGCTGCCCGCCGCGGCAAGCTCGTTCCCGGCAAGATGCAGTTCCTCGGCGAAATGAGCTACAACTTCGTCCGCAACTCCGTGGGCAAGGACATCATCGGCGAACGCGACTACAGGCCGTTCGTGCCGCTGCTGTTCGCCCTGTTCTTCTTCATCCTGGTCAACAACCTCTTCGGCTCGATTCCGCTGATCCAGTTGCCGACGACGTCGCACGTGGGCACCGCTTACGCGCTGGCCGGCATCGTGTACGTGACCTGGATCGTCCTGGGCATCAAGAAGCACGGTATCGGCTACTTCAAGCTGGCCGTCGTACCGTCCGGTGTCCCGAAGGCGATCCTGCCCCTGGTTGTCCTGATCGAAATCATCTCGACCTTCCTGGTCCGTCCGGTCACGCACAGCCTCCGTCTTTTCGCCACTATGCTGGCGGGCCACTTGATCATCATGCTGGCAGGCGCGGGCTCCGCGTTCCTGCTCACCCAGGACGAGTTCCTGCTCAAGCCGCTGGGCCTCCTGACGCTCGCCGGCGGTGTCGGCATGTACCTCTTCGAAATCCTGATCCAGGTCCTGCAGGCCTACGTATTTACGCTGCTGACCGCGATCTACATCCAAGGCTCCCTGGCCGAGGAACACTAA
- a CDS encoding F0F1 ATP synthase subunit B, with protein MNETVILAAAEGVNPLVPNIWEILVTLLGFAVLMFIVVKYVVPAFEKTYAERAEAIEGGIAKAEAAQAEASAALDEYKQQLMDARTEANRIREEARAEGAQILADLKEKAAAEASRISDQAQVQIAAERQTAVTSLRSEVGILATELAGKIVGESLNDDARAARVVDRFLADLETAAPASQSAGAAN; from the coding sequence ATGAATGAGACAGTAATCCTCGCCGCCGCGGAGGGCGTCAACCCTCTGGTCCCTAACATCTGGGAAATCCTGGTAACGCTGCTTGGCTTCGCCGTGCTCATGTTCATTGTCGTCAAGTACGTCGTTCCGGCGTTCGAGAAGACCTATGCAGAGCGGGCCGAGGCAATCGAAGGCGGAATCGCCAAGGCCGAGGCCGCGCAGGCCGAGGCAAGCGCCGCCCTTGATGAGTACAAGCAGCAGCTGATGGATGCCCGCACCGAAGCCAACCGCATCCGCGAGGAAGCACGTGCAGAGGGCGCCCAGATCCTGGCGGATCTGAAGGAGAAGGCTGCTGCCGAGGCATCGCGCATCAGCGACCAGGCACAGGTGCAGATCGCTGCCGAGCGCCAGACCGCAGTGACTTCGCTGCGCAGCGAAGTCGGCATCCTCGCCACCGAGCTCGCAGGCAAAATCGTCGGGGAGTCCCTGAACGATGATGCACGCGCCGCTCGCGTCGTGGACCGCTTCCTGGCCGACCTCGAGACGGCCGCGCCGGCGTCCCAGAGTGCAGGTGCTGCGAACTAA
- a CDS encoding F0F1 ATP synthase subunit epsilon, which translates to MANETADLEVEIVAADHFVWSGAASLVKARTADGEIGILPGHTPVLAILAPGELAIQPVNGDRITVTVDGGFFSVDSNRVVIVADNATVNDLAKA; encoded by the coding sequence ATGGCTAACGAAACAGCTGATCTGGAAGTTGAGATTGTCGCAGCGGACCACTTCGTGTGGTCCGGGGCGGCGTCCTTGGTCAAGGCCCGTACCGCCGACGGCGAGATCGGGATCCTGCCCGGCCACACTCCGGTCCTGGCCATTCTTGCGCCCGGAGAACTGGCCATCCAGCCCGTCAACGGCGACCGCATCACTGTCACCGTCGACGGCGGGTTCTTCTCCGTTGACAGCAACCGGGTTGTGATCGTGGCGGACAACGCCACGGTCAACGACTTGGCCAAGGCTTAG
- a CDS encoding N-acetylglucosamine-6-phosphate deacetylase — protein sequence MEASGHIGTGGAFLRGRIVSDGTVVEDGVVAYDGDRLVFAGPYPEFSPEGRPQHELPAGSVLVPGLVDMHCHGGYGVDFSSADDGAVRRAAAFLHRSGTTTLLASVVPGPPAQALAALQVLAGLCADGLLAGIHAEGPFVSTEYSGALEPAHLSDPDLELLARLIEAGRGRLRTMTYAPEVPGADELADQLTAHGVIPSIGHTACDSATAAAALARASDGLASAGFDGYSVRPTVTHLFNGMPPLHHRSPGPAAACLRAAAAGAAAVELIADGTHLDPQTILTVFELVGAANILLVSDAMAAAGLDDGEYGLGGRRVTVTGGRATLAGTETLAGSTSTLLDVVRTAVASGVPYPEALMSATSVPAAVLGLADEVGSLHAGYRADVVVLTPELRLHAVLRKGRWLP from the coding sequence ATGGAAGCCAGCGGCCACATCGGAACGGGCGGCGCCTTCCTCCGCGGGCGGATCGTCAGCGACGGAACGGTCGTCGAGGACGGGGTCGTGGCGTACGACGGCGACCGCCTGGTTTTCGCGGGCCCGTATCCGGAGTTTTCACCGGAAGGGCGTCCACAGCATGAGCTGCCGGCCGGCAGCGTCCTGGTGCCCGGGCTCGTCGACATGCACTGCCACGGCGGGTACGGGGTCGACTTTTCCTCGGCGGACGACGGCGCCGTCCGCCGGGCTGCCGCGTTCCTGCACCGGAGCGGGACGACCACGCTGCTGGCGAGCGTGGTTCCGGGGCCGCCGGCCCAGGCACTGGCCGCCCTGCAGGTCCTCGCCGGACTCTGTGCCGACGGGCTGCTGGCCGGCATCCACGCCGAGGGGCCCTTCGTCTCGACCGAGTATTCCGGCGCCCTGGAGCCCGCACACCTCAGCGACCCGGACCTGGAGCTGCTGGCTCGGCTGATCGAAGCGGGCAGGGGCCGGCTCCGCACCATGACCTACGCCCCCGAGGTGCCCGGCGCCGACGAACTGGCCGATCAACTAACCGCCCACGGCGTCATCCCCTCGATCGGCCATACCGCCTGCGATTCCGCCACCGCCGCCGCGGCGCTGGCACGTGCGTCCGACGGGCTCGCGTCCGCCGGCTTCGACGGCTACAGCGTCCGCCCCACCGTGACGCATCTGTTCAACGGCATGCCGCCGCTGCACCACCGGTCCCCCGGGCCGGCGGCGGCCTGCCTGCGTGCCGCCGCCGCCGGGGCCGCAGCGGTGGAACTGATTGCCGACGGCACGCATCTGGATCCGCAGACCATCCTGACCGTTTTCGAACTCGTCGGAGCCGCCAACATCCTGCTGGTCTCCGATGCCATGGCGGCCGCGGGGCTCGACGACGGCGAGTACGGCCTCGGCGGCCGGCGGGTCACGGTGACCGGCGGCCGCGCGACCCTGGCCGGTACCGAGACACTCGCCGGCAGCACCTCGACCCTGCTGGATGTCGTCCGCACCGCCGTCGCTTCCGGCGTGCCGTACCCCGAAGCCCTGATGTCCGCAACGAGCGTGCCTGCCGCCGTCCTCGGCCTGGCGGACGAGGTGGGCAGCCTGCATGCCGGCTACCGCGCCGACGTCGTTGTCCTGACCCCGGAACTGCGGCTGCATGCCGTTCTCCGGAAGGGCCGCTGGCTGCCGTGA
- the murA gene encoding UDP-N-acetylglucosamine 1-carboxyvinyltransferase codes for MEDVIVVTGPTRLSGQVDVAGAKNSVLKLMAAVLLAEGRSTITNVPNIQDVWIMAELLRRLGCGVEYDVERAAVHIDVPSAPAHQADYDLVRAMRASISVLGPLVARCRQAEVALPGGDAIGSRGLDMHRSGLELMGAEIVIDHGYLVAKAPDGLKAAHHRLSFPSVGATENLMMAATLAEGVTTIDNAAREPEISDIAHLLVAMGARIEGIGSPTLVVTGVERLRPVTHRTVPDRIVAGTWAFAAAITGGRVDIRHADPSHLGVVLDKLEQAGCAVERRQDGFIVEGSGRPWPINVSTLPYPGFPTDLQPFVVALNAVATGNGMVTENVFEARWGFTNELARLGAIVRLDGHHALIKGVPQLSGAPVEANDIRAGAALVIAGLVADGMTEVRGVDHIDRGYENFDAKLRALGALVERRGNEADPLAKARLLR; via the coding sequence ATGGAAGACGTCATTGTCGTCACCGGACCCACCCGGCTTTCCGGGCAGGTCGACGTGGCCGGGGCCAAGAACAGCGTCCTGAAGCTGATGGCCGCTGTGCTGTTGGCCGAGGGCCGCTCCACCATCACCAATGTGCCCAACATCCAGGATGTCTGGATCATGGCCGAACTCCTGCGCCGGCTCGGCTGCGGCGTGGAGTACGACGTCGAGCGGGCGGCTGTGCACATCGACGTTCCGTCCGCGCCGGCGCACCAGGCGGACTACGACCTGGTCCGGGCCATGCGGGCCTCCATCTCCGTCCTGGGTCCGCTGGTGGCCCGGTGCCGGCAGGCCGAGGTGGCGCTTCCCGGCGGCGACGCCATCGGATCCCGCGGCCTGGACATGCACCGCAGCGGACTCGAGCTGATGGGCGCGGAGATCGTCATCGACCACGGGTACCTGGTAGCGAAGGCCCCCGACGGGCTGAAAGCCGCGCACCACCGCCTTTCCTTCCCTTCGGTCGGCGCCACCGAAAACCTGATGATGGCCGCCACCCTGGCCGAGGGCGTGACGACGATCGACAATGCCGCGCGGGAGCCGGAAATTTCCGACATCGCCCACCTCCTGGTCGCGATGGGCGCCCGCATCGAAGGGATCGGGTCGCCCACGCTGGTGGTTACCGGCGTCGAACGCCTCCGGCCGGTTACGCACCGCACGGTGCCGGACCGCATCGTCGCCGGTACCTGGGCCTTCGCGGCCGCGATAACGGGCGGCCGGGTCGATATCCGGCACGCCGACCCGTCCCATCTGGGGGTCGTCCTAGACAAACTGGAGCAGGCCGGGTGCGCGGTGGAGCGCCGCCAGGACGGTTTCATCGTGGAGGGCTCGGGAAGGCCGTGGCCGATCAACGTTTCCACGTTGCCCTATCCCGGATTCCCCACCGACCTGCAGCCCTTCGTGGTCGCGCTGAACGCCGTGGCCACGGGGAATGGAATGGTGACGGAGAACGTCTTCGAGGCGCGCTGGGGGTTCACGAATGAGCTGGCCCGCCTCGGCGCCATCGTGCGGCTGGACGGCCATCACGCCCTCATCAAGGGGGTCCCGCAGCTTTCCGGGGCGCCGGTGGAAGCCAACGATATCCGTGCCGGTGCGGCCCTCGTGATCGCCGGTCTGGTTGCCGACGGGATGACGGAGGTCAGGGGAGTGGACCACATCGACCGCGGCTACGAGAATTTCGATGCGAAACTCCGCGCCCTGGGGGCGCTCGTCGAACGGCGGGGTAACGAAGCGGATCCGCTGGCCAAGGCCAGGCTGCTGCGTTGA
- the atpE gene encoding ATP synthase F0 subunit C, with translation MEGNLNLVGYGLSAIGGAIGVGLVFAAYINGVARQPEAQRVLQPIAFLGLALTEALAILGLVFAFVL, from the coding sequence ATGGAAGGCAATCTCAACCTCGTAGGTTACGGTCTCTCCGCCATCGGCGGTGCCATCGGTGTGGGCCTGGTATTCGCTGCTTACATCAATGGAGTTGCCCGTCAGCCCGAGGCCCAGCGCGTGCTGCAGCCGATCGCCTTTTTGGGTCTGGCACTGACCGAAGCTCTGGCTATCCTCGGCCTGGTGTTCGCGTTCGTCCTCTAG
- the atpD gene encoding F0F1 ATP synthase subunit beta: MTAQTIEHGTGSVASGATGRIARVIGPVVDVEFPADAIPEMYNALTAEITLNGETHTITFETSQHLGDNLVRAISLQATDGLVRGTAVHNTGAPISVPVGDGVKGHIFNVLGKPLDVDESQLEITERWPIHRKAPRFADLESSTEILETGIKVIDLLTPYIKGGKIGLFGGAGVGKTVLIQEMITRVARNFGGTSVFAGVGERTREGNDLWVEMEEAGVLKDTALVFGQMDEPPGTRLRVALSALTMAEYFRDVQNQDVLLFIDNIFRFTQAGSEVSTLLGRMPSAVGYQPNLADEMGLLQERITSTKGHSITSMQAIYVPADDYTDPAPATTFAHLDATTELSREIASRGLYPAVDPLTSTSRILDPQYIGQAHYDVAIRVKQILQKNKELQDIIAILGVDELSEEDKIVVSRARRIQQFLSQNTYTAKQFTGVEGSTVSIKDTVEGFKAICDGELDHIAEQAFFNVGGLDDVERNWAKIQEQTGK; encoded by the coding sequence ATGACTGCCCAAACCATCGAGCACGGAACCGGTTCCGTCGCCTCGGGCGCCACTGGCCGTATCGCCCGTGTGATCGGCCCGGTTGTCGACGTCGAATTCCCGGCCGACGCAATCCCCGAGATGTACAACGCCCTGACCGCCGAGATCACCCTCAACGGCGAGACCCACACCATCACCTTCGAGACCTCGCAGCACCTGGGCGACAACCTGGTCCGCGCAATCTCGCTGCAGGCTACGGACGGCCTCGTTCGCGGCACGGCGGTTCATAACACCGGCGCGCCGATTTCCGTTCCGGTCGGCGACGGCGTCAAGGGCCACATCTTCAACGTGCTGGGCAAGCCGCTGGACGTCGACGAGAGCCAGCTGGAAATCACCGAGCGCTGGCCGATCCACCGCAAGGCTCCCCGCTTCGCGGACCTCGAAAGCTCCACCGAGATCCTCGAGACCGGCATCAAGGTCATCGACCTGCTGACCCCGTACATCAAGGGCGGCAAGATCGGCCTGTTCGGCGGCGCCGGCGTCGGCAAGACCGTGCTGATCCAGGAAATGATCACCCGTGTGGCCCGCAACTTCGGCGGTACCTCCGTGTTCGCCGGCGTCGGCGAGCGGACCCGTGAGGGCAATGACCTCTGGGTGGAAATGGAAGAGGCCGGCGTCCTGAAGGACACCGCCCTTGTCTTCGGCCAGATGGACGAGCCGCCGGGAACGCGCCTGCGCGTGGCACTGTCGGCCCTGACCATGGCGGAGTACTTCCGCGATGTGCAGAACCAGGACGTGCTGCTCTTCATCGACAACATCTTCCGCTTCACCCAGGCCGGTTCCGAGGTGTCGACCCTGCTGGGCCGCATGCCGTCCGCCGTGGGCTACCAGCCGAACCTGGCCGACGAAATGGGCCTCCTGCAGGAGCGCATCACCTCGACCAAGGGCCACTCGATCACGTCCATGCAGGCCATCTACGTGCCTGCTGACGACTACACCGACCCGGCTCCGGCAACGACCTTCGCCCACCTGGATGCGACCACGGAACTCTCGCGCGAAATCGCGTCCCGCGGTCTGTACCCGGCCGTGGACCCGCTGACCTCCACCTCGCGCATCCTGGACCCGCAGTACATCGGCCAGGCGCACTACGATGTGGCGATCCGCGTGAAGCAGATCCTGCAGAAGAACAAGGAACTCCAGGACATCATCGCGATCCTGGGTGTCGACGAACTGTCCGAAGAAGACAAGATCGTCGTCTCCCGCGCGCGCCGCATCCAGCAGTTCCTGTCGCAGAACACCTACACCGCCAAGCAGTTCACCGGCGTCGAAGGTTCGACCGTCTCCATCAAGGACACCGTCGAAGGCTTCAAGGCCATCTGCGACGGCGAGCTGGACCACATCGCCGAGCAGGCCTTCTTCAACGTCGGCGGCCTCGACGATGTCGAGCGGAACTGGGCCAAGATCCAGGAACAGACCGGTAAGTAA
- the atpA gene encoding F0F1 ATP synthase subunit alpha encodes MAELTINADDVRNALNEFAASYEPGTAERVEVGRVTTASDGIARVEGLPSAMSNELLRFENGILGLAQNLDTREIGVVILGEFTGIEEGMEVHRTGEVLSVPVGDNFLGRVVDPLGEPLDDLGPIEAEGRRALELQAPGVTQRKSVHEPMQTGLKAIDAMIPIGRGQRQLIIGDRQTGKSAIAIDTIINQKANWDSGDVNKQVRCIYVAIGQKASTIAAVRKTLEEKGALEYTTIVASPASDPAGFKYLAPYAGSAIGQHWMYGGKHVLIVFDDLSKQAEAYRAVSLLLRRPPGREAYPGDVFYLHSRLLERCAKLSDELGAGSMTGLPLIETKANDVSAYIPTNVISITDGQIFLQSDLFNANQRPAVDVGISVSRVGGSAQVKAMKKVSGTLKLELAQYRDMQAFAMFASDLDAASKQQLERGARLTELLKQGQYSPFPVEEQVVSIWAGTKGFLDDVPVEDINRFESEFLEHLRHRSQALTTIAQTNVLEDSTIEELTAQITEFKKGFFGEGDNQLVGAGHEEYDALAQDAVDQEQIVRQKR; translated from the coding sequence ATGGCCGAATTGACCATCAACGCCGACGACGTCCGTAATGCACTGAACGAGTTCGCGGCATCCTACGAACCCGGAACGGCCGAGCGCGTTGAAGTTGGCCGCGTAACCACCGCCAGCGATGGCATCGCACGTGTGGAGGGCCTTCCCTCCGCCATGTCGAACGAGCTGCTGCGTTTCGAAAACGGCATCCTGGGCCTGGCCCAGAACCTCGACACCCGCGAAATCGGTGTCGTTATCCTCGGTGAGTTCACCGGCATCGAAGAAGGCATGGAAGTCCACCGCACCGGTGAAGTCCTGTCCGTGCCCGTCGGTGACAACTTCCTCGGCCGCGTCGTCGATCCCCTCGGCGAACCGCTCGACGACTTGGGACCGATCGAGGCCGAGGGCCGTCGTGCCCTGGAACTGCAGGCGCCGGGCGTGACCCAGCGTAAGTCGGTGCACGAGCCGATGCAGACCGGTCTCAAGGCCATCGATGCCATGATCCCGATCGGCCGCGGCCAGCGCCAGCTGATCATTGGAGACCGCCAGACCGGCAAGTCCGCCATCGCGATCGACACGATCATCAACCAGAAGGCCAACTGGGATTCGGGCGACGTCAACAAGCAGGTCCGCTGCATCTACGTTGCCATCGGCCAGAAGGCGTCCACCATTGCGGCCGTCCGCAAGACCCTGGAAGAGAAGGGCGCGCTCGAGTACACGACCATCGTGGCCTCTCCCGCATCCGACCCGGCAGGCTTCAAGTACCTGGCTCCTTATGCCGGCTCGGCCATCGGCCAGCACTGGATGTACGGCGGCAAGCACGTCCTGATCGTGTTCGATGACCTCTCCAAGCAGGCCGAGGCCTACCGTGCCGTTTCCCTCCTGCTTCGCCGTCCGCCGGGACGCGAAGCCTACCCGGGCGACGTTTTCTACTTGCACTCCCGCCTCCTCGAGCGTTGCGCCAAGCTCTCCGACGAGCTGGGCGCTGGTTCGATGACCGGCCTGCCGCTGATCGAGACCAAGGCCAACGACGTTTCGGCCTACATCCCGACCAACGTCATCTCCATCACCGACGGCCAGATCTTCCTGCAGTCGGACCTCTTCAACGCCAACCAGCGTCCCGCGGTCGACGTCGGCATCTCGGTGTCCCGCGTCGGCGGTTCCGCCCAGGTCAAGGCCATGAAGAAGGTCTCGGGTACCTTGAAGCTGGAGCTGGCGCAGTACCGCGACATGCAGGCCTTCGCCATGTTCGCCTCGGACCTCGATGCCGCTTCCAAGCAGCAGCTCGAGCGCGGCGCACGCCTGACGGAACTGCTCAAGCAGGGCCAGTACTCGCCGTTCCCCGTCGAGGAGCAGGTCGTCTCCATCTGGGCCGGCACCAAGGGCTTCCTTGACGATGTCCCGGTTGAGGACATCAACCGCTTCGAGTCGGAATTCCTGGAGCACCTTCGCCACCGGTCGCAGGCACTGACGACCATCGCGCAGACCAACGTGCTCGAGGATTCCACGATCGAGGAGCTGACCGCGCAGATCACCGAATTCAAGAAGGGCTTCTTCGGTGAAGGCGACAACCAGCTCGTCGGTGCAGGCCATGAGGAGTACGACGCTCTGGCCCAGGACGCCGTCGACCAGGAACAGATCGTCCGGCAGAAGCGCTAA